The Larus michahellis chromosome 8, bLarMic1.1, whole genome shotgun sequence nucleotide sequence ATGCTAGGAATTTGGTATCTTATTTATTTGTGTGCTTGTTGATGTAtaatcatttaattttgtttcagagaTGTTGCTTGGTTTGATGCATCTTGGCTAAATCGCATTAAAGATGATGTTGGTGACAACTGGAGAATAAAGGTATTCAAATCTGAAGTTAGTGGAAGTTTGTGGGTTTGGATATTGTGTCTCTGCTGAGACTACCTAGCAGTCTAAAAACTACGGAATTAAGCTCAGactttttttaggtttttgtaAATGAACTTGAACTGTCTGTCGATAGTTTAAGTGCCTTCCAGCATTGTtgcatggggatttttttcttgcaatagtTCTTTTCCCCTGTCATTGTAGGGTCCTCTCATAGAGCTGCtatataaacattttaatataaattattatttaatttcagcaaaattaAGAATTGTAATAAAAGTCTGTAACCTTATCTTTCATGTACAACAATCAGTCCAGTAATCTGAAGAAGATACTTCAAGGAATTATGGATTACTATCATGAGGTAtggaaaaagcagcaattttttttgttgttctaatCATTAAACAATACGATGATTGTCCTGCTTcacctagctttttttttttttttgtcttggcaaagtaatttattttaaggaCTTTTTCGTCAGAAAGTATATGATAATTATCTGGTTAATTGGGAGGTCTGAGTGAGCGTAAAATTAACTTGAGCAGGTGTATTTTAGATAAGACTCTTGGAGTATAATCTGGAAACCATGTTTCTGTCGTTGCCCAGGTGAATATCATAAGGACTGAGCTGCAGAATCCCATTGACTTTTGCGTGTGCATTTCGTATTTTCTCTTGTCTAGTGAAGTTTTAATCCTTTTATACACAAGAGAACAGACTCGGCAACCCTAGTCTAGCTTTTACAATATTCCCTTGGAAACTGGGAGATAAGTTACGAATCCTCCTGGACGTAGTAAGGGTTATAGTTTGTTTTCTCTTACGCAGGATGAGTATGGTAGCCATAAAAGggtgctgtaaaaaaaaaaaaaaaaaaaaaaaaaaaaaaaaattgctgaattttGTATGGAGTTTGATTACAGCTACGTAGTGGGTATGGTATAGAAAAACTTGCCAGATCATTTCATGGCTTCCTGGTCTCACCTGGGTTTAGTTGTGATACCGAGTTCCAAGCCCTTCTGTATTGCCTGAGGCTTTCTGGCAATCCCAGAAATAGAACTTCTTTAGGTTTATGGGGTGCTTTTTGAAGGATTAGGGAGAAACTGAATTTGGAATCACTTTAaattcctgtttttattttgttggtaGAATAAATTAATTCTCTCATATTTCAGGTCTAGCCCAAGAACTTTTAACTTACACATGAAAAAGTGACAGTAGTAAGTGGTCAGTTAACTAAACCCCCAGTTAATAGACTTTAAAAACTTGTGGTTTTGCAGGAACAATTTTATACAACTCTTACTGAAGTGCGTAACTTCATTGCACTAAATAATTGGTAGgtgttttgcatatatttttaagtGCTGTTTAATTAATTTAGGCCTATTCAGAGAAAAATATGAGGTCCCAAGTATGGTAAATGTCCTTGGCTAGCAGTGCATTGAGTACCCCTTTCCCCAAACACACATCCACGCTGAGGGACAGAGACAGACATTTGGAACGGTCTTTTCTGGCCCAAGAGAGGCACAGTGTGTGACATCTGGGTTTCATGTATCAAGCCCTCTGACAAATGAGTTAAGAGCATCTGCTTTGTCTAGGCCTCTTCAGATCCCCTAATCTGATACTGCTATCTACGTACTCTCTCATAAGCCAGTATTTTTAGTGTGTATCTCCATGTTTAATGGTTAAAATCTTTCCCATCCATAAGTTTTATGGTAACAAACTTACTAGTAGAGTGTTTTCTCTGGGTGGCTTATCGAGTCCAGGTTTCTCACGTGATACCAGATTTTCATGTTGGACAAAAGTGGGAGtccattttctgtcttcatttttttttttttttttcagttcttgggTCAGCAGATTTCAGAAGAGCTTATTCCGGACTTAAACCAGATATCGGAGAACTCGAATCCCACTGAACTGGGCAGGCTTCTGCAGCTTATTTTAGGTTGTGCAGTCAACTGTGAAAGGAAACAAGGTGGGTGCTACCTTAATCTGGTCAACAAGCAGCACGTTGCATGCCTATTCTGAAACTGGAGTtcacttaaaagcagaaaatctttGGGAAACTTTGGTGAATAAAACTCAAACTTTGCTCAGGgtgggtgtaaaaaaaaaaaaaaaaaaaaaaaacaaaccaaaaaaaaccccaaaactacagATCTAGAACTTCctattcaaatgcaaataaagcaaattaaattaaaaacttatATTAGAAACTGCCTTTTGCTTATCTGCAGGGGCTCAAAACTGAATCAGTTGAGTTTTCTCTCCCCTTACCAGAGCTAACGCTCAATGCTCTGATGGCTAAGGAATCCTCAGCGTGATTCTGTTAGTAGCGTAGGTGTGATTCCTAGGTAGTCTGAAATGACTGCATCAAAGATTGATTGGGACATAAGCCATTAGGCTGCATTGGGAATGAAGATGCTaggaattactttatttttcattaaggTTTAGTTATTAACTCAATTACAAGCTTGTTGACTCTTTGCAAAAGCTTATGCATGTACATACATAGGTGTATCTATAAAAAAAGAACCGTGGAAATACAGATGTCCTAAAATCTCCTTGCTCTATTATGCACAGTATAAATGTGTTCACTGAAGAGTTTATAATCTCTTATGCCTGTCTATCATATTACTGGATAATAATGTTGGTTAACAGTAGTGCTCTGTATAAAAAGAGCGCTACTTGTTTTGAAGAAGCTTTATAGATAATAGTTTATTCTGGATCTTTCTGCAAACAGTATGTCATGTTACTCAAGCTGTTAAGATGAACGTTGTCGTGAGTCACTGCGAATTCTTTTTCATAGAACACATACAGAATATCATGACCCTTGAAGAGTCTGTTCAACATGTTGTCATGACTGCCATTCAAGAGGTAAGTAATAATTCATAGCCTAATGCTGTCATTTGAGAAGTCTGAATATCCATTTGTCAATCTTTGTGAATTCTTTCATCCAAGGAAAGGTCAGGGAAGTGTGTAAGTACGTCTGTAAATCATCTGGGAGGATCAGGACCAAGCAGGGcccagaaagaaaatgtaatgtgCAATTGCACCCTCATCTAGGTAGCAGTGGAGTTGGTAGTAGGCTTTAAAACTTAGATTTAAATTGACTGAATAGTCTTTAAAGCTATAAATGCCCTATTGGGAGAAATAAACCCGTAAGTCTGTTTGTTGTATTCTGACTAACCAAACTCTATTTCTGAAGAATTGTTGACAAACATACTGTGTACATCTTTGTACTGGAGATCAGCGAGAGCTGTGTTTATGtgagagacctagacaggttggagatttgggcaaagaggaaccttatgaaattcaacaagggcaagtgtagggtgctgcacctggggaggaataaccccatgcaccagtacaggttgggggctgacctgctggagagcagctctgtggaaagagacctgggagtcctggtggacaacaggatgaccatgagccagcaatgtgccctcgtggccaagaaggccaatggtatcctggggtgcatcaagaagagtgtggccagcaggtgaagggaggtcatcctccccctctactctgccttggtgaggccgcacctggagtcctgtgtccagttcggGGCTCCCCGTTTcgagagggacagggaactgctggagagggtgcagcaaagggctaccaagatgatgaggggactggcacacctctctgatgaagaaaggctgagggatttgggtcttttcagtctggaaaaaagagggctgaggggggaccttatcaacacttataaatacttaaagggtgggtgtcaggaggatggggccaggctcttctcagtggtgctcggggacagggcaagaggtaacgggcagaaacttgagcataggaagttccacctgaacctgaggaggaacttctttcctgtgagggtggcagagccctggcacaggctgcccagagaggtggtggagtctccaactctggagacattcagaacccgcctggacgcgttcctgtgccacctgctctgggtgaccctgctctggcagggggttggactaggtgatctccagaggtcccttccaaccctatgattctatgattcttatgtTCCCATTGTTTACTTAATGGCAATTGACGTAGCACAAAGAAGTGTGATAACTATTAAATTAATTGAGTGAAATCCCATCCTCTGGCTTACTCAATTTTTTAACTTGGCTAGGGGGTAACAGTAACTTAAACAGATCACAGATTCATCCAATAAGATGCTACTACtaatttggggagggaggagttaaaaaaaaaaggcattttattctAGATTTGTTTAAATTCTTTACCAGCCGTGAAGTGGTTTTATTATTAAACTGTTCTGATATATTGCAAGGATGCAAGGGCATGGTGGAAAATAGGATTGGTACTCAGTAGACAGTGAATTTACAGATACTAAACCTCTGATTtaactttcttttcctgtgtcctGTTTCTGTAGCTCATGAGCAAGGAAATAACAGGTCCTTCCACAAGTGACGCTTCAAGCGAAATGGAACAGCAGGTAACTGCCTGATATTTGTTGTCCTTGTAGTTCAAGCCCGAACAATAAGTTGGTATCTTGCCATCCCTTAAATGAAGAAGAGGGCTGCTCTTCCTCTCCAGTTctagaagttaaaataaaagaacCTCAACAATAAAttgcacttttttgttttctatctGCACAAACTGCTTGGTCTGTTTTCCACTCAAAAATGAATGGTTGactgtcttattttttaaaagcttaaaaaagctTTGGAAGATCTTCAGGAAGCactagcagaaaaagaagagttgGCACAGAGATGTCAAGAGCTAGATTTACAGGTAAGAAACAAGTAGTCGCTTATTTCTTTAATACGTAGTGGTACTGCTATTAAGGTGCAGAAATTTTGAAGGGCAAAGttgaattttgcatttatttaagttCCTATGAGGATTCTTAGCCATTTGTGTGGGAAAAGCAATCATTCTGTACTCCAGAATGCAATTACCGGACATAGTTTCTTGATGGAAGTATAAGCTGAGGTGCTGTACCAACTGTTAATGCAAAGGTGGTTTGGTCTCCTAGGTTTATGTTTACCCCTAGTAGCAGGTAGCCATCAAAACAATGCTATCATGGCTTTAAAAATTGCCCACTTTGTTTTTAGTCACTGCTTCCTCTAGTCTTTTGAACTGTGTCCAAAAAATCCAGTTCATGTAACAATCGGTCATTAGATTTAATCATAGGAAAATCATGCTGTTTTCAGTAGGAGCTGATGAAAGACTAAAATTTgaaatttatcttaaaatttactctttttttttttttgtatgcagtTGCAACTTGGagaatattttaggaaataaaaataatggaaactaATAGATCCTTGCTGACGTTTTCAAACCACACTAATAATAGGcctacttttgtttttaattggtaTAGAAGTTAATCAAGTCTCTTTTTAGAAAAACGAGGGAGCACATCATAACAATAAAGAGGAACATTCATTTCaatcaattttttaaagaaaaaagaaaaaaataatccatttgttAGCCCTAAATCTGATTTCTCTTTTATGGCATTATAATCTGAGAGTAGAAGGAGGTTTATCTGGTAAGGCAGTTCATCTCTGATTCTGTACAAAGAGAAGATTTGGGTGGCATCCTCTTAGAGGAGCCAGAGTGCTGTATTTGCTGTATGTgcccctgggaaaaaaaaacaaaaccaaaacccagaaagcCAGATGCCAGTTTTACATTTCTTAAAGGTAATGATGACTGGAAAAATGGAATACTTATATATAAGCAGCTCATAGCTAATTGCCATGCCCAGGAAACTGTTGATAGAATTGAattgatatttcatttttcttgaggCAGTACTAAGGCTTCCTAGTGAAAGCAGAGATCTAAAAACGCTTGTGAGCAGGATCTGCAGGAGAAAATGATTTCTTATAAATGGGCAGGAGGAAAGATTTGACAGCTGAACTTGCAGATTACAGTTGTTAAACTGCAAAAAGTGTGTTCACTGTTCAAAAACTCTCTTCTAGAGGTGCTGGGATAAAATGTACTTGCCCTTTCTGCTTCCATTAGGGGACTCAGCATGTCTCACTAGGGAAGTCCCAGGCTTTCTCCTTTCTCACATTCTCTTTCAAGACTTCTGTCTTAATTAGTGATAGGATGCATAAAGCCATTTGCTCATAACATGGTGTGGGCCAGGTGAAGGCATGAAAGGTGTTTGAGGGAAAGGTACCACTGAGTATAAACAGATGAGTTAATGACACCACAGCTCTGTAATACTGGGACATGTTTTTAAAGTATCTCTTCATAATTTGTTGACTTTGACACCACTTCTGTTATGctgaaataatagaaaaggtGAAAACTTGCTCTGAGTTGTGTGAAAGGtgtagttttttttaaagtgtgagaTGGGTGTTCTTTTAACATTGCTCTAAAAGTGTGACTGTTGTGCTCGTTTAAGGAGTGGCCAAACCTTGAACAGGAAGGATTACCGTGAGCAAGGCTCAGGCATGCTCTCTACTCAcaggtgtttgtgtgtgtgtgtgtctgtattaaAGTGACATCTCGTGTGTGATAAAGGAGTGAACTAGAAAGCCAGCATCTAATGAAGTGGTAGAttaattgctgttttttttcttacatctgtTTTACTGGTAGACTTTTAAATTATGATCACAAACAAACTGTTTCTTAATATTGCATACTTCAGGTTGTATCTGATGTTTTATGTAATAATGTCACCATGAtatgttggggtgtttttttaaattttatttatttgaagccATAATATTGACTGACGCTTCTCATTTAAACTAATTCTTAATAAATTCACTTGTAAGGTCTCAGTCTTCCTTGATATTTTCCAAGAGTATAAGAAAGGTAGGTTTTCTTTATGATTCAGGAAAACATAACCCAAAAAGCATATTGTCCCTGTTTAAATGCCAGTTAACTAACACATGCTACGTGCTCTTATGTTTGACAGGATGTTAAAATTAACACAACAGCTTTCACTAGAAAAACTTTAAAGGTTCTATGCTCTTAATCCTTCCCCATTTTTATGGCTGTTAATATACTTAACTGTTTCAATAAAGTGTTGTATTCTCATTTGCTTAGCTGTGAACACTTTCGATATCAAACTTGTTTGATTGTTGCAAAATATGCATGCTCTATATGAAGCTGCCTAGGTTTTTTCTTTTGCGTGTGTGCTTACTAGCTTATGGCGCCTGAAACCGCTTTTTGCACAACCATTCACTGCTGAGCGCACGGCGGTACTGTGTTAGTGTGCTAGCCAGTGCCATCCTGCTTTTTATTGTTACGTACAAGCAAGATGGAGAGTACCTTTACACCAATccttaaaagttgttttttttatggcGTCCATGGTATCCTTTTTAATGAAAGTCCCAGATCCTCTCCATATCACGTTGTCTGCCTTTGCCATGGTTTCAGATccaaaaatttgtctttttttagaGGGACTTTTCCTTTAGTGCTTCATAACTGTCGTACACTAAAGCATCTGTATGCTCCAGTATGCTATGTGAATTTACATTCTAAAATTTCTAAACGCTGAATCTTTTTCATAAACTAATTTGGTGATGTATTGCTGTCTTGTTTTAGTTCTTTCCAGTTGGGCAGGTCTTACAATGTTGATGCTGTTTTATCTGCACTAGGTGGCTGCCCTCCAGGATGAAAAAAACAGCTTGATGTCAGAAAATGAGATTATGAATGACAGGCTGGATCAATTAGACGACTCTCTTGATGATCCAAATACTGTGGttgcaaaaaagtattttcatgcaCAGTTGCAGCTTGAGCAACTGCAAGAAGAAAACTTCAGGTATGAAATGATGTCTCTGAAAAATCCTTCGCTTGTCAGGTCAAATATATCCTGAGAATTTCTGGTACTCTTTCAGGGTTTTCCATCTCAATTTCTTTTTCTACAAAAGATTTCTAGTactgtaaaaacatattttacagaTGGTGCTtacctttaaaaagtaaaaggaacTGTTACTTTTtgtagaaaataatattttctagtGGCCGTATTGCAGCTATTTGACACGTCAAAAAAGGtgatggaaagcagaaaaagagtgcAGAAGCAATTTctgtgtaaacaaaacaaaaacccctaaaCCTGTACTGATTTCTCTTACATActcctctttctccctgtgatccctttggggggaaaaaaaaaccttttcatttgATCCCTTTATATTGATAAAGTGAATTTGTAGTACGGAATCCATTATGATTTAACAGGtagaaacaaaaatgttccaCACTTACATTACTGTTTTTCTTGCTACTTAAAACAATAGGTTTCCtttgtcttatttatttttaatagttctaGCACTACATGAAAAATGTGTAATAACGGTGAGTTCTTAATAGAGTTCCTGATTTTAATCTGATAGGCTTGAAGCTGCAAAAGATGATTATCGTGTCCATTGTGAAGACCTAGAAAAACAATTGATTGAACTGCAACATAGAAACAATGAACTAACCTCTTTGGCAGAAGAATCTAGAGCCTTGAAAGATGAAAACGATATTCTTAGGTATGTAATAGAGATAACTCCCCTCACACACTTTAGGAGGATTTAATGACAAAATCCAAGGCTTTGTATTTAACAAGGTTTTTTTCTGAGGCATTATTCCTGCAGATAGATCTTATCTGAACGAGATCTAAAATAAATGTTGGAAAAGGGCCCTTTGACAAAGCAGAGATGGAGTGGAAGCTTTCAGGGATAGCCTCTGTTGTTTGTGTAAGAATAGTAACATGGAATTTTCCTGTGAAGCAGGATTAATCGATACAGAAATTATTATTCTTCGCATGGGATGGAAGGTGAAGTTCTGCAAGAATTAAGAAATTTTTAGCGGGTGGTGTGCGTGTGCATTCTTATTAAGGGGACGTTTGTGTTGAGAAGAGGTTGCCTTTTCTCATGTAGAAAAGCATATATGCTGCTAGAACTTCGACATAACTTTTTGTGTAGGCTAGATTTAGATTAGTAACATGATTaacaaaaggaagatgaaatacACAATAACGTTGATGAGATTAAAATTCCAGCTTGTGTAAATCACATTAAATACCAGACCACCCAAGGAATGTCCAAAGCAAATCATATTGCAAAAGCAGGTCTGCTATTCATAGTATAGTATGAataaaacatggaaagaaaagtggTTTCAGGTGTTTAACTTACAGTGATTCTTAAATGACATCTGAAACAAATCTTAACTATAGATTTTCTTGCATAATTTTCTTGTACTAGCTTCTAGTGGTATGAGATAGCAGATGTTAATCACAAATATTAAAACTAATTTGTGTATTTATgatccaaatattttcttagcaCATAGATTTTTGTTAATGATCAGGTGGTAATTCTTGGTCATATCTGCTAAAGATCATTTTCATAGTGCAGTTATGTTCTAATTATGTATAATTAGGTATAACCCTGCAATGAGAATGTCTGGGTGGTTTTCCTTACCAGGTACAAGTACTTTGAGATGACTGCCTAGCACAGCATGTTATGTTGCATTTATATTGCACCCCACAGAATGACCTAGAGATATTTGACATGCTAACCCTTGCTTGTACTTCTGGCGTACGAACATCGGTCCTACTACCACTCAAACCCTGTGGTGATTTCAATTTTCATAAGCAGTCTTTGCATAATACAAGTTTGCATtgattatgcatttaaaaataaagcagtaagATTTAACTCTGCTGTTAAGCACATTGCATCTCCCTTTGAAAATAGCTTGAATGTGCATGAATGCAGAATTCgacttgtttttaatcttttgaagaAACAGACTCTTCTAATTCCGGTTTATACTTTAAGGGCTACTGCAGACAAAGCAAGTAAGCTGGAATCAACTGTTGAAGTGTATCGTAAAAAGCTACAGGATCTGAATGACTTCCGCAGACAAGTCAAATCTCTGCAAGAAACCAACATGATGTATATGCACAATACAGTCAGCCTGGAGGATGAACTGAAGAAAGCAAATGCAGCACGTGCCCAACTAGAAACCTACAAAAGACAGGTAAGGCCACATCTATGCTTAAAACGTTACTTTTTTCCTCAGATAATTGTCTTATctaaataactttattttaattatgtttcaatgaaaaaaaatttaatagctAAGTTTAACAGCTCATGGATTTAACCTGTATTGTCCCCTTAGAATCTTTCTTATTCGTGAAAACTTCTTCATACTCTGCCATTCATTTTTAGTTTTTCCCTGTTTATTAAAATGTAGTTGCCCGCTCAATTGATTGGTTGACCATGCTCTGcgggctttttttcttcattgtaatTGACGTGATTTTGTGTGTCTGGGAGAGATTGTTCAGCTATTATTGATATCACTTGTATGTAATATTCTTAACTTTCTCcacagaaatttattttgaacTGTAGAAGTTTTATTTCAATTTCACTTATTTCAATAGCAGTTAAGTGATGCAGgagttaaatattaaaaaaagaaaaaaaaaaaaagccaaaaaccacagaaaaaccacccaacaggcaaaacaaaacccaaaaccaaacaaaccccccgccccctgccctggcatTCTATCTCCCCTCCCCTAGGCTTGGAGAGGACTAGCTGTTTACTCTGGCTGAACCGGGCAGGAGTGAAGGTTTTAACATAGCTTTTAAAGGTAGCATCTTGCAATATTCATGTGCTGAATACAGTCTTTGTATAAAAAGGTCCAGGAGCTTCATAACAAACTGTCTGAAGAATCAAAAAGAGCTGATAAGCTCGCATTTGAAATGAAACGtcttgaagaaaaacatgaagctTTAATCAAAGAAAAAGAGGTAAGTCTCTTGAATGAGAGTTTATTTGAACACCTAATAAATCTCTCAAATTCCCTGCTTGAGGAAAACCTTCACAGAAGTAGTGCTGCCTTAAAAATAAGGTTTAGCGCCTTGTgagtgtatgtatacacatataaaacGTAAAGTATGTATTAAAATCTCTGTGTGTTGGTACTATTTCTAATTAATGTTATTTGGTCTTGAAGCGATGCAGTATGACTTAATTCCACCTCAAATATGTCTTCTTAGAGACTGATAGTACAGTGTGATGCATTAAAAGAGACAAATGAAGAGCTCCGGTATTCACAGATGCAACAGGATCACTTGACTCAAACAGGTATTGCTTTATCTTCAGAAGCTTTTTTATGTATATTAGTAATTTCTTTTAAGTTTGTTAAATCAAACTTCCTGTCCGATTTCAGGTGCATCTCATGTTAAAAGCCATGAGAATCTTGCTGCTGAAATTCTACCGGTGGAATACAGGTAAGACAAAAAGGTTAAGGCTGTTCTGGGATTTTAATGAGTGGGGAATTATATTGTCCCTGTAAAAGTTCAATATTTTTGGCAATATGACTCTGTATCTCATGTCTTGCTTTCCCTCCATGATGCTTGTCTGGGCCCCTGTGTAGCTTTAATAATTATTTCCCCATACTGTAATGTACtttgcattctttcttaaaagcaTATCAGATTGCTGTATATAAAGTTTGGCTGGAAGAATCCTCTTTAAGGAGCAAAACAAATCTTAGCTTGCCACTGGCagacagaataaataaataatacactgCAAATAAGACATAGCAGTTAAAGGCTAACTAATACTACTTTTAAAGTctgacagaatgaaaaataaaggcacaACAAAGTCTTGAAGTGACTTAATTTAAGACTTAGTTCACGTCTTCTAAATTATTGTGGTGTTTAAAAATTGTAAGTtgccttttaataaaaaattgcatTATTACCCCAACTATATCCTTAAGCAGAACT carries:
- the HOOK1 gene encoding protein Hook homolog 1, with the protein product MEAKPADLLLCDSLILWLQTFHTDAPCRDVQDLTNGVAMAQVLHQIDVAWFDASWLNRIKDDVGDNWRIKSSNLKKILQGIMDYYHEFLGQQISEELIPDLNQISENSNPTELGRLLQLILGCAVNCERKQEHIQNIMTLEESVQHVVMTAIQELMSKEITGPSTSDASSEMEQQLKKALEDLQEALAEKEELAQRCQELDLQVAALQDEKNSLMSENEIMNDRLDQLDDSLDDPNTVVAKKYFHAQLQLEQLQEENFRLEAAKDDYRVHCEDLEKQLIELQHRNNELTSLAEESRALKDENDILRATADKASKLESTVEVYRKKLQDLNDFRRQVKSLQETNMMYMHNTVSLEDELKKANAARAQLETYKRQVQELHNKLSEESKRADKLAFEMKRLEEKHEALIKEKERLIVQCDALKETNEELRYSQMQQDHLTQTGASHVKSHENLAAEILPVEYREMFIRLQHENKMLLLQQEGSENERITELQEQLEQKHRTVNELETEKRLNEERIGELQQQIEDLQKTLQEQGSKTEGSSNLKQKLAAHMEKLNEVHDELQKKEADLAELQPDVSQNPQKIGELEAALRKKDEDMKAMEERYKMYLEKARNVIKTLDPKLNPASAEIMLLRKQLTEKDKKIDALEAEFKLAKLRDYEEKLIVTAWYNKSLTLQKLGMESRLVGSSGACRDGPGRSFLAQQRHVTNTRRNLTVKVQGATSD